The Synchiropus splendidus isolate RoL2022-P1 chromosome 8, RoL_Sspl_1.0, whole genome shotgun sequence genome has a window encoding:
- the dscamb gene encoding cell adhesion molecule DSCAM isoform X4: MWILAFIFSQSILNVFSEDLHSSLYFVNASLQEVVFASTTGTSVPCPAGGAPPSSLRWYLATGEEIYDVPGIRHVHPNGTLQIFNFLPSSYSKLIHDNTYYCTAENPSGKIRSQDVHIKAVSREPYTVRVADQKAMRGSVAVFKCIIPASVEAYVSVVSWEKDTVSLSSGPRYLITSTGALYILDVLPEDGLNNYRCTTRHRYTGETRQSNSARLIVSDPTNAEPAILDGFDHREVMINHRVELPCKASGFPMPKYRWLKDNSPLEPDSRFRQTISGLQIDNVQPSDFGTYVCEVWNSYGNAEVMGRLYVKQPLKAVVSPRKVKGSVGSKVSLSCSVSGSDEYELSWYRNGELIYPGNNVRFTGLNRENLIMEGMSKSDGGAYQCFARKGKMSAQDFVQVILEDGTPKILSSFSEKVVNPNEPVFLVCNVKGTPPPRCTWSLDDDPVIKDSHHHLGHYETHEGHVVSQLNVTHTQVPDGGVYRCTCGNSAGVVYHQARINVRGRASIRPMKNITAIAGRDAFIHCRVIGYPYYSIKWYKNSALLPFNHRQRAFENNGTLKLSNVQQVDAGEYNCKVMVQPNKMDSQSVHLRVRVPPYIQPFEFQRFTIGQRVFIPCVVMSGDRPLDITWQKDGRPIPISLGVTVDNIDFTSSLRISNLTPDHNGNYTCIARNEAAAVEHQSQLIVRVPPQFVVQPEDQDGIYGKTVTLNCSAEGYPPPTIVWEHSKGAGVPQFQPILLNSGSRIQLLSNGSLLIKHVLQDDNGFYLCKVSNDVGADVSKSMYLTVKIPAMITSYPNTTLATQGEEKRMSCIAHGEKPIMVRWEKEERIINPETSRYVVTVKEVADEVVSTLVIMPTVREDSGFFSCHAINSFGEDRGIIQLTVQEPPDPPEVEIREVKDRTIALRWTMGFDGNSPITGYDIECKNKSASWLSAQVTKDVSPQLNQATIIDLHPSSTYNIRMVAKNIIGNSNPSNELTITTDEAAPDGPPQDVTLEPTSPQSIKVSWKPPHKHLQNGVIRGYQVGFREYSPGGSHQFTILSVDSTGDTMESIILDDLKKFTQYSVVVQAANRAGTGPSSQQVITKTLEDVPSRPPENVLAVAKSPEVISLSWMTLPRDALNGNLQGYRVIYWANLPDGELGEIRNVTTSQPSLELDGLEKYTNYSIQVLAFTNAGDGVRSEQIYVRTKEDVPGPPAGVKAAASSGSVVFVSWLPPLKLNGIIRKYIVFCSNMHPMVIVMSEFEASPDMYFYRIPNLARNRQYSIWVVAVTAAGHGNNSEKIVVEPLAKAPARILTFNGTVTTPWMKDIVLPCKAVGDPPPTIKWLKGNTNGTPTPVLVDGRRSVHANGSFIIRTVKAEDSGNYSCVANNNWGSDEITLNLQVQVPPDQPRLTVTKTTTTSITLSWIPGDNGGSSIRGYILQYSEDNSEQWGSFPISPSERSYRLENLKCGTWYKFTLTAQNAVGPGRISEIIEAKTHGKEPQFAKEHELFTSINSTRARLNLVGWNNGGCPITSFVLEYRSVDSPTWTTAQRTSLTKSYILYDLLEATWYELQMKVTNSAGSAEKKITFATLNADGSTIAPLLKSGDPISDNMSGSGGLKMVVTITSILVVAVLVFIMLMVLKRRRREQRLKRLRDAKSLAEMLMSKNTRTPDTVNKQQQTLRMHIDIPRAQLLIEERDTMETIDDRSTVLLTDNDFGETNKQKSSTVTHTVHYQSLSQATGPLVDVSDARPGTNPTARRTAKAGPAAARSRYASQWTLNRPHPTSSSHTLTSDWRLPTPRATGSVDKESDSYSVSPSQDTDRARSSMVSTESASSTYEELARAYEHAKMEEQLRHAKFTITECFISDTSSEQMTAGTNDYTDSLTSSTPSESGICRFTASPPKPQDVSRVMNMAVPKAHRPGGELVHLPPYLRMDFLLNRGVPLAARGAGVSSGASGGAGSGAGATGETRGGGAGGAMGQTCLEPQRSRTLKRPPPMEPTPMEVPSPREVQQWQPGTAATLPHRDVRERGEARGEARGEVRAEASSSGDLAQAQAAKLSTSQESLLDSRGHLKQSNNPYAKSYTLV, encoded by the exons GACCAAGATATCTCATCACATCCACGGGGGCCTTGTATATTCTGGACGTCCTGCCAGAGGATGGCTTGAATAACTACCGATGCACCACCCGCCACCGCTACACCGGCGAAACCCGCCAGAGCAACAGTGCACGTCTCATTGTGTCAG ACCCCACCAACGCGGAGCCAGCCATCTTGGACGGCTTCGACCACCGCGAGGTGATGATTAACCATCGCGTGGAGCTGCCCTGCAAGGCCTCAGGCTTCCCCATGCCCAAATACCGCTGGCTGAAGGACAACAGCCCTCTGGAGCCCGACAGCCGCTTCCGTCAGACCATCTCTGGGCTGCAGATTGACAATGTGCAGCCCAGTGACTTTGGCACTTACGTTTGTGAAGTGTGGAATAGCTATGGCAACGCTGAGGTCATGGGTCGCCTCTACGTCAAAC AGCCTCTGAAGGCAGTGGTCAGCCCTCGTAAGGTGAAAGGCAGCGTGGGCAGCAAGGTCTCCCTGTCCTGCAGCGTGAGCGGCTCAGACGAATATGAGCTGTCATGGTATCGGAATGGAGAACTCATCTACCCGGGCAACAACGTTCGCTTCACGGGGCTCAACCGGGAAAACCTTATCATGGAGGGCATGTCCAAGAGTGACGGGGGAGCTTACCAGTGCTTCGCCAGGAAGGGCAAGATGTCGGCGCAGGATTTCGTGCAAGTCATCCTCGAAG ATGGCACTCCTAAAATCCTGTCCTCGTTCAGTGAGAAGGTGGTGAACCCCAACGAGCCTGTCTTCCTGGTGTGCAACGTCAAGGGCACGCCGCCTCCTCGCTGCACCTGGTCTTTGGACGACGACCCCGTCATCAAAGACAGCCACCACCACCTGGGGCACTACGAGACGCACGAGGGCCACGTGGTCAGCCAGCTCAACGTCACCCACACCCAGGTGCCGGACGGCGGCGTCTACCGCTGCACGTGTGGCAACTCGGCCGGGGTCGTGTACCACCAGGCTCGAATAAACGTAAGAG GCCGTGCCAGCATTCGCCCCATGAAAAATATCACTGCGATCGCTGGGCGTGATGCGTTTATCCACTGCCGTGTGATTGGTTACCCTTATTACTCCATTAAGTGGTATAAGAATTCTGCGTTGCTACCGTTTAACCATCGACAGCGAGCGTTTGAGAACAACGGCACGCTGAAGCTCAGCAACGTGCAGCAGGTGGACGCCGGCGAGTATAACTGCAAGGTGATGGTGCAACCCAACAAGATGGACTCCCAAAGCGTCCATCTACGTGTGAGAG TTCCCCCATACATCCAGCCCTTCGAGTTTCAGCGCTTCACCATCGGCCAGCGTGTCTTCATCCCCTGCGTGGTCATGTCAGGTGACCGGCCACTGGACATAACCTGGCAGAAAGATGGACGGCCCATTCCCATCAGTCTCGGGGTGACTGTGGACAACATTGACTTCACGAGCTCCCTGAGGATTTCCAACCTCACCCCGGACCATAATGGAAACTACACGTGCATTGCCCGAAATGAGGCGGCCGCCGTGGAGCACCAGAGTCAGCTGATAGTTCGAG TGCCTCCACAGTTTGTAGTCCAGCCTGAAGATCAAGACGGGATTTATGGTAAAACCGTGACACTCAACTGCTCTGCTGAAGGCTACCCACCACCCACCATCGTTTGGGAGCACTCCAAAG GTGCCGGTGTCCCTCAGTTCCAGCCCATCCTGCTGAACAGCGGCTCTCGCATCCAGCTGCTGAGCAACGGCTCCCTGCTCATCAAACACGTGCTGCAAGACGACAATGGCTTTTACCTCTGTAAGGTCAGCAACGACGTGGGAGCTGATGTCAGCAAGTCCATGTACCTCACCGTCAAAA TTCCAGCCATGATCACGTCCTACCCAAACACCACGCTGGCCACTCAGGGGGAAGAGAAGAGGATGAGTTGCATCGCTCACGGAGAGAAGCCCATCATGGTGCGCTGGGAGAAAGAGGAGCGCATCATCAACCCTGAGACCAGCCGCTACGTCGTCACCGTCAAGGAGGTGGCGGACGAAGTCGTCTCCACGCTGGTG atCATGCCGACGGTTCGGGAGGACTCCGGCTTCTTCTCCTGCCATGCCATCAACTCTTTTGGTGAAGACAGAGGAATCATACAGCTGACAGTGCAAG AACCTCCCGATCCCCCAGAAGTGGAGATAAGGGAGGTGAAAGATCGGACCATAGCGCTGCGCTGGACCATgggctttgatggaaacagCCCCATCACCGGTTATGACATCGAATGCAAAAACAAATCTG CGTCATGGCTGTCGGCCCAAGTAACCAAAGACGTGTCACCACAGCTCAACCAGGCCACCATTATTGACCTTCACCCCTCATCCACCTACAACATCCGCATGGTCGCCAAGAACATCATCGGCAACAGCAACCCGAGCAACGAGCTCACCATCACCACGGATGAAGCAG CTCCTGACGGCCCCCCTCAAGATGTCACGCTGGAGCCCACCTCCCCACAGAGCATCAAAGTGTCGTGGAAG CCGCCTCACAAGCATCTGCAGAACGGCGTGATCCGAGGGTACCAGGTGGGCTTCAGGGAGTACAGCCCCGGGGGGAGCCACCAGTTCACCATCCTGAGTGTGGACTCCACTGGCGACACCATGGAGAGCATCATACTGGACGACCTCAAGAAGTTCACCCAGTACAGCGTGGTGGTCCAGGCAGCCAATCGAGCCGGGACGGGTCCATCCTCCCAGCAAGTCATCACCAAAACCCTGGAAGATG TTCCGTCTCGGCCTCCAGAAAACGTGCTGGCCGTGGCCAAGTCTCCTGAGGTCATCTCTCTGTCCTGGATGACGCTGCCTCGGGATGCTCTGAATGGAAACCTGCAGGGCTACAGGGTCATCTACTGGGCCAACCTTCCTGATGGAG AGTTGGGGGAGATTCGGAACGTGACCACCAGCCAGCCCTCTCTGGAGCTGGACGGCCTGGAGAAATACACCAACTACAGCATCCAAGTCTTGGCCTTCACCAACGCTGGCGACGGAGTCCGCAGCGAACAGATTTATGTGCGGACCAAAGAGGACG TTCCTGGACCGCCAGCAGGGGTGAAGGCTGCTGCCTCCAGTGGCTCTGTGGTGTTCGTGTCCTGGCTGCCGCCGCTCAAACTGAACGGCATCATCCGGAAGTACATCGTCTTCTGCTCGAACATGCATCCGATGGTAATA GTCATGAGTGAGTTTGAGGCGTCTCCTGACATGTATTTCTATCGGATACCGAACCTGGCTCGCAACAGACAGTACAGCATCTGGGTGGTGGCGGTGACTGCTGCTGGCCATGGCAACAACAGTGAGAAGATCGTAGTGGAGCCGCTGGCCAAAG CCCCTGCCAGAATTCTAACCTTCAACGGGACCGTGACCACCCCCTGGATGAAAGACATCGTCTTACCCTGCAAAGCTGTCGGAGACCCACCTCCTACCATCAAGTGGCTGAAGGGAAA CACCAACGGGACACCCACCCCGGTCCTGGTGGACGGACGGCGCAGCGTGCACGCCAACGGCAGCTTCATCATCCGAACCGTGAAAGCTGAGGACTCTGGGAACTACAGCTGTGTGGCCAATAACAACTGGGGATCTGATGAGATCACCCTGAATCTGCAGGTTCAAG TCCCACCAGACCAGCCTCGCCTCACTGTTACCAAGACCACCACCACATCAATCACGTTGTCATGGATACCGGGAGACAACGGAGGCAGCTCCATCAGAG GATACATCTTGCAGTACTCTGAGGACAACAGTGAGCAGTGGGGTAGTTTTCCCATCAGCCCCAGTGAACGGTCGTATCGCCTGGAGAACCTCAAGTGTGGCACCTggtacaaattcaccctgacgGCCCAGAATGCAGTTGGGCCAGGACGCATCAGTGAGATCATCGAAGCTAAAACCCATGGGAAAG AGCCCCAGTTTGCCAAAGAACACGAACTCTTCACCAGCATCAACTCCACCAGGGCCAGACTCAACCTGGTTGGCTGGAACAACGGTGGCTGTCCAATCACCTCCTTCGTTCTGGAGTACCGGTCGGTGGATTCGCCCACGTGGACCACGGCGCAGCGCACCTCGCTGACTAAGAGCTACATCCTGTACGACTTGCTGGAGGCGACGTGGTACGAGCTGCAGATGAAGGTCACCAACAGCGCCGGCTCTGCAGAGAAGAAGATCACCTTTGCCACTCTGAACGCTGACGGAA GCACCATCGCCCCCCTGCTGAAGAGCGGAGACCCCATCTCAGACAACATGTCAGGCAGCGGCGGCCTGAAGATGGTGGTCACCATCACCTCCATTCTGGTGGTGGCTGTTCTGGTCTTTATCATGCTCATGGTGctcaagaggagaagaagagagcagAGGCTGAAGCGGCTGCGAG ATGCCAAAAGCCTGGCAGAGATGCTGATGAG TAAAAACACACGGACCCCCGACACGgtcaacaagcagcagcagactttGAGGATGCACATTGACATCCCCAGAGCTCAGCTGCTGATCGAGGAGAGGGACACCATGGAGACAATCG ATGACCGTTCCACAGTGCTGCTGACAGACAATGACTTTGGAGAGACCAATAAGCAGAAGTCTTCGACGGTGACTCACACGGTCCACTACCAGTCTCTGTCCCAGGCGACTGGACCGCTGGTGGACGTGTCTGATGCCAGGCCTGGAACCA ATCCCACTGCCAGACGCACTGCCAAAGCAGGTCCTGCCGCGGCACGAAGCCGCTACGCCAGTCAGTGGACGCTGAACCGACCGCATCCCACCAGCTCCTCGCACACCCTGACCAGCGACTGGAGGCTTCCCACGCCTCGGGCCACCGGCTCCGTGGACAAGGAGAGCGACAGCTACAGCGTCAGCCCTTCCCAGGACACAG atcGGGCGCGCAGCAGCATGGTGTCCACTGAGAGCGCCTCCTCCACCTACGAGGAGCTGGCCCGAGCCTACGAGCACGCCAAGATGGAGGAGCAGCTCCGGCACGCCAAGTTCACCATCACCGAGTGCTTCATCTCAGACACCTCCTCCGAGCAGATGACGGCGGGGACCAACGACTACACCGACAGCCTGACCTCCAGCACGCCGTCCGAGTCGGGCATCTGCCGCTTCACCGCGTCGCCGCCCAAGCCTCAGGACGTCAGCCGCGTCATGAACATGGCCGTGCCCAAGGCACACAGACCTG GGGGAGAGCTGGTCCACCTGCCGCCTTACCTTCGCATGGACTTCCTCTTGAATCGTGGCGTTCCGCTCGCAGCCCGAGGGGCAGGCGTCAGCAGCGGAGCCAGCGGAGGAGCAGGGAGCGGCGCCGGTGCTACGGGAGAGACGCGAGGAGGCGGCGCGGGAGGGGCCATGGGTCAGACCTGCCTGGAACCACAGAGGAGCCGCACCCTCAAGCGGCCTCCTCCCATGGAACCCACCCCAATGGAAGTGCCCTCGCCCCGGGAGGTGCAGCAGTGGCAGCCCGGGACTGCCGCCACACTCCCCCACAGGGACGTGCGGGAGCGGGGGGAGGCCCGGGGCGAGGCCCGGGGGGAGGTGCGGGCAGAAGCCTCCTCCTCGGGAGACCTGGCCCAAGCACAGGCTGCCAAGCTCAGCACCTCCCAGGAGTCGCTGCTGGACTCCAGAGGACACCTGAAACAAAGCAACAACCCCTACGCCAAGTCCTACACGCTGGTATAA